A genome region from Mercenaria mercenaria strain notata chromosome 11, MADL_Memer_1, whole genome shotgun sequence includes the following:
- the LOC123532848 gene encoding uncharacterized protein LOC123532848 — MRLLFIALILPALAFAIPEKRFVLDNILSLVNQTTIKQDLQAMIDVVGSDPTEQACEQAGHKYLSGLLDHSVPLLCHSFQELVHHFNIVPKATTTSAQVKRFVLDNILSLVNQTTIKQDLQAMIDVVGSDPTEQACEQAGHKYLSGLLDHSVPLLCHSFQELVHHFNIVPKATTTSAQVKRFVLDNILSLVNQTTIKQDLQAMIDVVGSDPTEQACEQAGHKYLSGLLDHSVPLLCHSFQELVHHFNIVPKATTTSAQVKRFVLDNILSLVNQTTIKQDLQAMIDIIGSDPTEQACEQAGHKYLSGLLDHSVPLLCHSFQELIHHFNIVPNVTPTSSQVKRLS, encoded by the exons AATATAT tgaGTCTTGTCAATCAGACAACAATTAAACAGGACCTCCAGGCGATGATTGATGTCGTTGGAAGTGATCCTACCGAACAAGCCTGTGAACAAGCTGGTCACAAATACCTGTCAGGACTTCTGGACCATTCTGTACCGCTATTATGCCATTC GTTCCAGGAGCTTGTCCATCATTTCAATATAGTACCGAAAGCTACTACTACGTCTGCCCAAGTAAAGCgatttgttttagataatataC tgAGTCTTGTCAATCAGACAACAATTAAACAGGACCTCCAGGCGATGATTGATGTCGTTGGAAGCGATCCTACTGAACAAGCTTGTGAACAGGCTGGTCACAAATACCTGTCAGGACTTCTCGACCATTCTGTACCACTATTATGTCATTC GTTCCAGGAGCTTGTCCATCATTTCAATATAGTACCGAAAGCTACTACTACGTCTGCCCAAGTGAAGCgatttgttttagataatataC tgAGTCTTGTCAATCAGACAACAATTAAACAGGACCTCCAGGCGATGATTGATGTCGTTGGAAGCGATCCTACTGAACAAGCTTGTGAACAGGCTGGTCACAAATACCTGTCAGGACTTCTGGACCATTCTGTACCACTTTTATGTCATTC GTTCCAGGAGCTTGTCCATCATTTCAATATAGTACCGAAAGCTACTACTACGTCTGCCCAAGTGAAGCgatttgttttagataatataC tgAGTCTTGTCAATCAGACAACAATTAAACAGGATCTCCAGGCGATGATTGATATTATTGGAAGTGATCCTACCGAACAAGCCTGTGAACAAGCTGGCCACAAATACCTGTCAGGACTTCTGGACCATTCTGTACCACTATTATGCCATTC GTTCCAAGAACTTATTCACCATTTCAATATAGTACCAAATGTAACTCCTACGTCGTCCCAAGTAAAGAGATTGA GTTGA